From Candidatus Babeliales bacterium, a single genomic window includes:
- a CDS encoding glycosyltransferase family 2 protein produces the protein MIRKRFFRWLGRYYDNQLTSLYTLLIPHNATVLRMEADHSTNLDTVSQSPFDCVLISTIAHQQDIQLFLQALKSLCHEKSRIIITTHGSAWRPFFWFTEKIGLRQKPLIEQWICQKEYINLLHLAGFEIVATGQCTLMPIYIPIISTVFNQILAKIPCINRMCLTRWIVAQPAAIKTQSTDYTVSIIIPCRNEAGNIIPAVERIPTMGKSTEIIFVEGNSHDATIASIQQAIAQYPGKKISWHQQDGIGKGDAVRKGFAHATGDILMILDADLTVPPEELPKFFNALAQEKADFINGSRLVYDMESHAMQHLNLCANKFFAALFSWILNRTITDTLCGTKVLWRKDYERLAQNRSYFGDFDPFGDFDLLFGAAKLNLTIINMPIHYKNRTYGSTQIRRFYHGIILLWMSGIGIRKFKFR, from the coding sequence GTGATTAGAAAAAGGTTTTTTCGATGGCTAGGCCGTTACTATGACAACCAACTGACATCTTTGTATACGCTTTTAATACCACACAACGCAACGGTTTTACGCATGGAAGCTGATCACTCAACCAATCTTGATACCGTAAGTCAAAGCCCCTTTGATTGCGTTCTTATCTCTACCATAGCCCATCAACAAGACATTCAGCTGTTTTTACAAGCCTTAAAATCATTGTGTCATGAAAAGAGTCGCATTATCATTACCACTCACGGATCTGCCTGGAGACCCTTTTTTTGGTTTACAGAAAAAATCGGTCTACGCCAAAAGCCTCTCATCGAACAATGGATCTGCCAAAAGGAATATATAAACTTATTGCATCTGGCTGGGTTTGAAATAGTAGCAACCGGACAATGCACGCTCATGCCTATCTATATCCCCATAATTTCAACGGTGTTCAACCAGATACTCGCCAAGATACCCTGTATCAACCGAATGTGCCTAACTCGATGGATTGTGGCACAACCAGCAGCGATCAAAACACAATCAACCGATTATACCGTTTCGATAATTATTCCGTGCAGAAATGAAGCCGGCAATATCATACCTGCAGTAGAACGCATCCCGACAATGGGAAAATCCACAGAAATAATTTTTGTTGAGGGGAACTCACACGATGCCACGATTGCCTCCATACAACAGGCGATTGCACAGTATCCTGGAAAAAAAATTTCATGGCACCAACAAGACGGCATCGGCAAAGGAGATGCGGTGCGCAAGGGATTTGCACATGCAACCGGGGACATTCTCATGATTTTAGATGCAGACCTTACCGTCCCGCCCGAAGAACTGCCAAAATTTTTTAATGCCTTGGCTCAAGAAAAAGCAGATTTCATTAATGGATCTCGATTAGTATATGATATGGAATCCCATGCAATGCAACATTTAAACCTTTGCGCTAACAAATTTTTTGCTGCACTATTTTCTTGGATTTTAAACCGTACCATCACAGACACGCTCTGTGGCACAAAAGTACTTTGGAGAAAAGATTACGAACGGCTTGCACAAAACCGTTCGTATTTTGGCGACTTCGATCCATTTGGTGATTTTGATTTGCTCTTTGGCGCAGCAAAACTCAACCTCACGATTATTAACATGCCCATCCATTATAAAAACCGCACCTACGGCAGTACGCAAATCAGACGATTTTACCACGGCATCATTTTGCTCTGGATGAGCGGTATTGGGATTCGCAAATTCAAATTTCGTTAA